Proteins from one Arcobacter sp. F155 genomic window:
- a CDS encoding 3-isopropylmalate dehydratase large subunit: MGQTITEKIFSEHVGREVYAGEIVRSPIDMVIGNDITTPISIRAFEEGGFKELANPDGFAIVLDHFIPAKDIASANQAKISRDFAMKHDLKHFFDEKDMGIEHALLPEKGLVLPGDVIIGADSHTCTHGGLGAFSTGMGSTDISFGMITGGNWFKVPESIKVVMTGKPSEYVSGKDIILEVIRMLGVDGALYQTLEFTGDTVQYLTMDDRFSICNMAIEAGAKNGIFAYDEVTEEFLKKTAELNDGLRAEPKIHYSDEDATYTKVLEIDVANLEPVIAYPFLPDNGHSVSQAVADEIRVDQVFIGSCTNGRLSDFKVAAEIMEGKKVARHVRMILTPGTQKILRDATKAGYIDTLVDAGAVVSNPTCGACLGGYMGILGDDEVCVSTTNRNFVGRMGSRSSKIYLANSAVAAASAISGYITDPRGL, translated from the coding sequence ATGGGTCAGACAATAACAGAAAAAATATTTAGTGAACACGTAGGAAGAGAGGTTTACGCAGGAGAAATTGTAAGAAGTCCAATTGATATGGTAATTGGAAATGATATTACAACTCCTATTTCTATTAGAGCGTTTGAAGAAGGAGGATTTAAAGAGTTAGCAAATCCAGATGGTTTTGCAATCGTATTAGATCACTTTATCCCTGCAAAAGATATTGCATCTGCAAACCAAGCAAAAATCTCTAGAGATTTTGCAATGAAACATGACTTAAAGCACTTCTTCGATGAAAAAGATATGGGTATTGAGCATGCTTTATTACCAGAAAAAGGTTTAGTTTTACCAGGTGACGTAATCATTGGTGCAGATTCACACACATGTACACACGGTGGATTAGGTGCATTCTCAACTGGTATGGGAAGTACTGATATTTCATTTGGAATGATTACAGGTGGTAACTGGTTTAAAGTTCCTGAATCAATCAAAGTTGTAATGACTGGAAAACCAAGTGAATATGTATCTGGAAAAGATATTATCTTAGAAGTTATTAGAATGTTAGGTGTTGATGGAGCTTTATATCAAACTTTAGAGTTCACTGGTGATACAGTACAATATTTAACTATGGATGATAGATTCTCTATTTGTAATATGGCTATTGAAGCAGGTGCTAAAAATGGTATTTTTGCTTATGATGAAGTTACAGAAGAGTTCTTAAAGAAAACGGCAGAATTAAATGATGGTTTAAGAGCTGAACCAAAAATTCATTATTCTGATGAAGATGCTACTTATACAAAAGTTCTTGAAATTGATGTTGCAAATTTAGAACCAGTAATTGCATATCCATTCTTACCAGATAATGGACACTCAGTTTCTCAAGCAGTTGCAGATGAAATTAGAGTTGACCAAGTATTTATAGGTTCATGTACAAATGGTAGATTATCTGACTTTAAAGTAGCTGCTGAAATTATGGAAGGTAAAAAAGTTGCTAGACATGTAAGAATGATTTTAACTCCTGGAACTCAAAAGATTCTTAGAGATGCAACAAAAGCAGGATATATTGACACTTTAGTTGATGCTGGTGCAGTTGTATCAAATCCAACTTGTGGAGCATGTTTAGGTGGATATATGGGAATCTTAGGTGATGATGAAGTTTGTGTATCTACTACAAATAGAAACTTTGTTGGAAGAATGGGTTCTAGATCTTCTAAAATCTATTTAGCAAACTCAGCTGTTGCAGCAGCAAGTGCAATCTCTGGATATATAACTGACCCAAGAGGTTTATAA
- the mobA gene encoding molybdenum cofactor guanylyltransferase MobA, with protein sequence MTTPPLEDIPCVILCGGKSSRMGEDKSLLPFSSSNTLTQYQYKKLKKLFKNVYLSSKVDKFDFISKDELILDEALVYSPIAALHSIFTKINSNKVFIITVDTPLVKLESINRIISESNDYDIAVAKTTRVHNLCGVFKKDKLLSLTNKMLEEDFHKVGYLLQQVSTHYVEFSLEDEFINLNEKEEYKRALSIISKDNNSY encoded by the coding sequence ATGACTACTCCACCACTAGAAGATATCCCTTGTGTTATTCTTTGTGGTGGTAAAAGCTCAAGAATGGGAGAAGATAAATCTCTTCTTCCTTTTTCTTCTTCAAATACTCTTACTCAATATCAATATAAAAAATTAAAGAAACTATTTAAAAATGTATATCTATCTTCAAAGGTCGATAAGTTTGATTTTATCTCAAAAGATGAACTAATTCTTGATGAAGCTTTAGTTTACTCTCCTATAGCTGCTTTGCACTCAATATTTACAAAAATAAACAGCAATAAAGTATTTATAATAACTGTTGATACTCCATTAGTGAAACTTGAATCAATAAATAGAATAATTAGTGAATCTAATGATTATGATATAGCAGTTGCAAAGACTACAAGGGTTCATAACCTTTGTGGAGTTTTTAAAAAAGATAAACTTTTATCTTTAACAAATAAAATGTTAGAAGAAGACTTTCATAAAGTAGGTTACCTATTACAGCAAGTTTCAACTCACTATGTTGAGTTTTCTTTAGAAGATGAATTTATAAATTTAAATGAAAAAGAAGAGTATAAACGAGCTTTATCAATTATAAGTAAGGATAATAATAGTTATTAA
- a CDS encoding NAD(P)/FAD-dependent oxidoreductase, with translation MSNNNELKEALSLVDKELKNKGLSRRDALKVAGLGSATFLMGNTEVEAATVAKASDVKAKILIIGGGLAGISTAARLSNSLSNPDITVIEPNPKSVSYQPGNTLIAAGVYTKDDIMYDTKDFVPSGVKVIKDKAIEFDPENNKVKTQNGETFDYDYLIVAAGLKLDFGKIQGLEDIGELTSLGDASKLTSKLKNSGVCSIYSTDGAVDTWTQMQKLIQDAKAGKNVEAIFTHPNTPIKCGGAPKKIMYLTNSRLEEVGARKNANLTFYPNGGSMFGVKEYHEAILEQFKARDFNWHYNHNLIGVDLEKKIATFDNFWDEKGEYDPDLEEYDIVTKHKNVEVPYDFLHITPPMKAPDEIGNSPIGSGKGWVPVNKETLQHVKYDNIFSLGDIAAVPMGKTGGSVRKQYKVLVDNIISSMEGKALTAKYDGYTVCPLITDIGKVMLAEFDWSKKPTPSFPLDPTVERYVWWLLKVYMLKPMTQYGMLSGRA, from the coding sequence ATGTCTAATAATAATGAGTTAAAAGAAGCCCTATCTTTAGTTGATAAAGAACTAAAAAACAAGGGACTTTCAAGAAGAGATGCCTTAAAGGTTGCAGGATTAGGTTCAGCAACTTTCTTAATGGGAAATACAGAAGTAGAAGCTGCTACTGTTGCAAAAGCAAGTGATGTAAAAGCAAAAATACTAATCATTGGTGGAGGGCTTGCAGGTATTTCTACTGCTGCAAGACTATCAAATAGTTTATCAAATCCTGATATTACAGTTATTGAACCAAATCCAAAATCTGTTTCATATCAACCTGGAAATACTTTAATTGCTGCTGGTGTATATACAAAAGATGATATTATGTATGATACTAAAGATTTTGTGCCAAGTGGTGTAAAAGTTATTAAAGACAAAGCAATTGAGTTTGACCCAGAAAACAACAAAGTAAAAACACAAAACGGTGAAACTTTTGATTATGACTATTTAATTGTAGCTGCTGGTTTAAAACTTGACTTTGGAAAAATTCAAGGTTTAGAAGACATAGGAGAGCTAACAAGTTTAGGTGATGCTTCTAAACTTACTTCAAAACTTAAAAACTCAGGTGTTTGTTCTATCTATTCTACTGATGGAGCAGTTGATACTTGGACACAGATGCAAAAACTTATTCAAGATGCAAAAGCTGGTAAAAATGTAGAGGCTATATTTACTCATCCTAATACACCTATTAAATGTGGTGGAGCTCCAAAGAAAATCATGTATCTTACTAATTCAAGACTAGAAGAAGTAGGAGCTAGAAAAAATGCTAATTTAACTTTCTACCCAAATGGTGGAAGCATGTTTGGAGTTAAAGAGTATCATGAAGCAATCTTAGAGCAGTTTAAAGCTAGAGATTTTAACTGGCACTATAATCACAACTTAATAGGTGTTGATTTAGAGAAAAAAATAGCAACATTTGATAATTTCTGGGATGAAAAAGGTGAGTATGACCCTGATTTAGAAGAGTATGATATTGTAACTAAACACAAAAATGTTGAAGTTCCATATGACTTTTTACATATTACTCCACCAATGAAAGCACCAGATGAAATTGGTAACTCTCCTATTGGTTCAGGTAAAGGTTGGGTTCCAGTTAATAAAGAAACACTACAACATGTAAAATATGACAATATCTTTTCATTAGGAGATATTGCAGCAGTTCCAATGGGAAAAACAGGTGGAAGTGTTAGAAAACAATATAAAGTATTAGTTGACAATATTATTTCAAGTATGGAAGGAAAAGCTTTAACTGCAAAATATGATGGATATACAGTTTGTCCTTTAATTACAGATATTGGAAAAGTTATGCTTGCTGAGTTTGATTGGAGTAAAAAGCCAACACCTTCTTTCCCTCTTGACCCAACAGTGGAAAGATATGTCTGGTGGTTGTTAAAAGTATATATGCTTAAACCAATGACTCAATATGGAATGTTATCAGGTCGAGCATAA
- a CDS encoding NAD(P)/FAD-dependent oxidoreductase has protein sequence MDNRDLLNEFEKELIKKGISRRDALKLMGLGAASTAMLNPIETKASEAKASDVKAKIVIVGGGLAGISTAARLINSLSNPDVTVIEPSDVSVSYQPGNTFIGAGVYEKKDVMYELKDFFPQGAKLIKDKAAEFDPDNNSLTISSGEKISYDYLVIAAGLTLDFGKIKGLEELGDTYTMDERSKIKELFDGTGVSTVYNTDAAVYTWKNMQATIEEAKKGKKLNAIFSHPDTAIKCGGAPKKMMYLMDARLNEAGKDVRANVDMTFYPNSTKLFSVKEYADAIKKQYEARDMKWKFAHNLKAVDIKNKVATFEHYWDEKGEYDADLGEYDLVRKTKMVDVDYDFLHVAPPMKAPDEIGNSPVGSGKGWVPVNKETLQHVKYDNIFSLGDIAAIPLGKTGGSVRKQYKVAVDNIISAMEGKPLTAKYDGYTVCPIITGIGTVMLAEFDWSMKPTPSFPLDPTQERYIWWLLKAYILKPMTQYGMLSGRV, from the coding sequence ATGGATAATAGAGATTTACTTAATGAGTTTGAAAAAGAACTTATTAAAAAAGGTATATCAAGGAGGGATGCTTTAAAGTTAATGGGACTTGGTGCAGCAAGTACTGCAATGTTAAATCCTATTGAAACTAAAGCTTCTGAAGCAAAAGCTAGTGATGTAAAAGCAAAAATTGTAATAGTTGGTGGAGGACTTGCAGGTATTTCTACTGCTGCAAGATTAATTAACTCTTTAAGTAATCCAGATGTTACAGTTATTGAACCAAGTGATGTATCAGTTTCATATCAACCTGGAAACACTTTTATTGGTGCAGGTGTATATGAAAAAAAAGATGTAATGTATGAACTAAAAGACTTTTTTCCACAAGGTGCTAAACTAATCAAAGATAAAGCCGCAGAGTTTGATCCTGATAATAATAGTTTAACTATTTCAAGTGGTGAAAAAATCTCATATGATTATTTAGTAATTGCAGCTGGACTAACTTTAGATTTTGGGAAAATCAAAGGTTTAGAAGAGTTAGGTGATACATATACTATGGATGAAAGAAGTAAAATCAAAGAGTTATTTGATGGAACAGGTGTTAGTACAGTATATAATACTGATGCTGCTGTTTATACTTGGAAAAATATGCAAGCAACAATTGAAGAGGCTAAAAAAGGCAAAAAATTAAATGCCATTTTCTCTCATCCTGATACGGCAATTAAATGTGGTGGAGCTCCTAAAAAAATGATGTATTTAATGGATGCAAGACTAAATGAAGCAGGAAAAGATGTGAGAGCAAATGTAGATATGACATTCTATCCAAACTCTACAAAACTATTCTCTGTAAAAGAGTATGCAGATGCAATTAAAAAGCAATATGAAGCAAGGGATATGAAATGGAAGTTTGCTCATAATTTAAAAGCTGTAGATATTAAAAATAAAGTTGCAACATTTGAACACTATTGGGATGAAAAAGGTGAATATGATGCTGACTTAGGAGAGTATGACTTAGTAAGAAAAACTAAAATGGTTGATGTAGATTATGATTTCTTACATGTGGCACCTCCAATGAAAGCCCCAGATGAGATAGGTAACTCTCCTGTAGGTTCAGGTAAGGGTTGGGTTCCTGTAAATAAAGAGACTTTACAGCATGTTAAATATGATAATATCTTCTCTTTAGGTGATATTGCTGCTATTCCATTAGGAAAAACTGGTGGAAGTGTTAGAAAACAATATAAAGTAGCTGTTGATAATATAATCTCTGCAATGGAAGGTAAACCTTTAACTGCAAAATATGACGGATATACAGTATGTCCAATTATCACAGGAATTGGAACAGTTATGTTAGCTGAGTTTGATTGGAGTATGAAACCAACTCCATCGTTCCCTCTGGATCCAACACAAGAGAGATATATTTGGTGGTTATTAAAAGCATATATTTTAAAACCAATGACTCAGTACGGAATGTTATCAGGTAGAGTTTAA
- a CDS encoding rhodanese-like domain-containing protein, with the protein MKAKSLLKSLVIVGLLTSGALANDPGNLTKPSPKVQSMINKFKLEVVDYNYTKSKIGKGTHNSAKAVLVDARPNKKFKVGTIPSAINIPDTDYEKYIGQLKDTPKNKEILVFCGGWKCGKSPKVANMLKKDGFTNVKLYQAGEPEWSKKNYKEVDLVVVKAAQANNSAVIIDARPYKMFLKETIAGSVAIPDTKVDELKGRFPVHQNEKIIAFCGGYKCAKSHNVANKLISMGYRDVNVFAGGLPEWKKAGLSTTKSAGVTVAKKAPSKPTMSKNGAKLGLDEGSIDGEWLNALIKEDKVPAFIQIVDVTDLSEFKNGHIKGAINIPAEKLSAKELEAKLPKGKTIVFNCTAGGRSIEAWTKLKEAKLDISEVFYFDANVDCKGNKCKIEVNEALGI; encoded by the coding sequence ATGAAAGCAAAAAGTTTATTAAAAAGTTTAGTTATTGTAGGTTTATTAACAAGTGGTGCCCTAGCAAATGACCCAGGGAACTTAACAAAACCAAGTCCTAAAGTTCAAAGTATGATTAACAAGTTCAAACTAGAAGTTGTTGATTATAACTACACTAAATCAAAGATTGGTAAGGGGACTCATAACAGTGCAAAAGCTGTTTTAGTAGATGCAAGACCAAATAAAAAGTTTAAAGTTGGAACTATTCCTTCTGCAATTAATATTCCTGATACTGATTATGAAAAGTATATAGGACAATTAAAAGATACACCTAAAAACAAAGAGATATTAGTATTTTGTGGTGGATGGAAATGTGGTAAATCTCCAAAAGTAGCTAATATGCTTAAAAAAGATGGATTTACAAATGTAAAACTTTACCAAGCAGGTGAACCTGAGTGGTCAAAGAAAAACTATAAAGAAGTTGATTTAGTAGTTGTAAAAGCAGCACAAGCAAATAATAGCGCAGTAATTATTGATGCAAGACCATATAAAATGTTTTTAAAAGAGACAATTGCTGGTTCTGTTGCTATTCCTGATACAAAAGTTGATGAGTTAAAAGGAAGATTTCCTGTTCATCAAAATGAAAAAATCATTGCATTTTGTGGTGGATATAAATGTGCAAAATCACATAATGTAGCTAATAAACTTATCTCTATGGGATATAGAGATGTAAATGTATTTGCAGGTGGACTTCCTGAGTGGAAAAAAGCTGGATTAAGTACAACTAAAAGTGCAGGTGTAACTGTTGCTAAGAAAGCACCAAGTAAACCAACAATGAGCAAAAATGGTGCTAAACTTGGATTAGATGAGGGTAGTATTGATGGTGAGTGGTTAAATGCACTTATCAAAGAGGATAAAGTACCAGCATTTATTCAAATTGTTGATGTAACTGACCTAAGTGAGTTTAAAAATGGTCATATTAAAGGGGCTATTAATATTCCTGCAGAAAAACTAAGTGCAAAAGAGTTAGAAGCAAAATTACCAAAAGGTAAAACTATTGTGTTTAATTGTACAGCAGGTGGTAGATCAATTGAAGCATGGACAAAATTAAAAGAAGCAAAACTTGATATAAGTGAAGTTTTCTATTTTGATGCAAATGTTGATTGTAAAGGTAATAAGTGTAAAATTGAAGTAAATGAGGCTTTAGGTATATAA
- the rplT gene encoding 50S ribosomal protein L20: MPRVKTGVVRRRRHKKVLKQARGFFSGRRKHFRKAKEQLEHSLVYAYRDRRQKKRDIRKLWIVRINAACRLNDINYSRFMNGLKLANIELDRKILADFAMNDAEAFAALVVKAKEALAA; this comes from the coding sequence ATGCCTAGAGTAAAAACTGGTGTAGTTAGAAGAAGAAGACATAAAAAAGTTTTAAAGCAAGCTAGAGGATTTTTCTCAGGAAGAAGAAAACACTTTAGAAAAGCAAAAGAGCAATTAGAACACTCTTTAGTATATGCTTACAGAGATAGAAGACAAAAGAAAAGAGATATTAGAAAGCTTTGGATCGTAAGAATCAACGCTGCTTGTAGATTAAATGATATTAACTACTCAAGATTCATGAATGGATTAAAATTAGCTAACATTGAGTTAGATAGAAAAATCCTAGCAGACTTTGCTATGAATGATGCAGAAGCATTTGCAGCACTAGTTGTAAAAGCAAAAGAAGCATTAGCAGCATAA
- the rpmI gene encoding 50S ribosomal protein L35: MPKMKSNSGALKRFKVKKNGSIKRGSAFRSHILTKMSQKRKRALRGPQTVAATDATRVKRMLCQA; encoded by the coding sequence ATGCCAAAGATGAAATCAAACAGTGGGGCTTTAAAGAGATTTAAAGTGAAAAAGAATGGTTCTATTAAAAGAGGATCAGCTTTCAGAAGCCACATCTTAACTAAAATGAGTCAAAAAAGAAAAAGAGCTCTTAGAGGACCTCAAACTGTAGCTGCAACTGATGCAACTAGAGTTAAAAGAATGTTATGCCAAGCATAA
- the infC gene encoding translation initiation factor IF-3 encodes MNEDIRCSEVRCTGDDGTNYGIISTIDAQNTADDLGLDLVLIAPDAKPPVAKIMDYGKFKYQQEKKKKEAKKKQKVIVVKEVKFSVKIAENDINYKVKHAIEFLEKGYHVKCRVFLKGREMAHPEAGADVLERVWPMLEEYGVRDAAPKQEGRFVNMMVLPKENRK; translated from the coding sequence ATGAATGAGGACATTAGATGTTCAGAAGTTAGATGTACAGGAGATGATGGTACAAACTATGGAATCATTTCAACAATTGATGCACAAAACACAGCTGATGACTTAGGACTAGATTTAGTTCTAATTGCACCAGATGCAAAGCCACCTGTTGCTAAAATTATGGATTACGGTAAATTTAAATACCAACAAGAGAAAAAGAAAAAAGAAGCTAAGAAAAAGCAAAAAGTAATTGTAGTAAAAGAAGTAAAATTCTCTGTTAAAATTGCAGAAAATGATATTAATTATAAAGTTAAACATGCTATTGAATTCTTAGAAAAAGGATACCATGTTAAATGTAGAGTATTCTTAAAAGGTAGAGAGATGGCTCATCCAGAAGCTGGTGCAGACGTACTTGAAAGAGTATGGCCTATGCTTGAAGAGTATGGAGTAAGAGATGCTGCTCCTAAACAAGAAGGAAGATTTGTTAATATGATGGTTCTTCCTAAAGAAAATAGAAAATAA
- the thrS gene encoding threonine--tRNA ligase yields MEPIGILKEGQIFDLQTAEALNLSGDEIKADNSPESLEILRHSCAHLMAQAIKELYPDAKFFVGPVVKEGFYYDFKTEEKISEEDLPKIEKKMKELANAKLPIERYEASREEIQAKFANDELKQAVLSNITDDTLTLYKQGEFEDLCRGPHVPNTRMIRSFKLTRVAGAYLGGDEENEMITRIYGIAFFDKKELHDYVRMLEEAKKRDHRKLGTELELFAFNDDVGAGLPLWLPNGARLRSKLEHILYTAHRIRGYEPVRGPELLKSTMWDISGHNANYGQNMYYTTIDEQKYGMKPMNCVGHIQIFKNKLVSYKDLPMKLFEYGVVHRHEMSGAMHGLFRVREFAQDDAHIFCTQAQIKDVIFEVLEFVDTLLKLFDFKYEIEVSTKPKKAIGDDIFWETTTKGIMDALDENNIPYGIDEGGGAFYGPKIDIKILDAIGRKWQCGTVQVDMNLPSRFNAEFINAEGEKEQPVMIHRAILGSFERFIGILTEHCAGEFPFAIAPTQVIFVPIADTHVEYAKELEKELLRDGMDSKIFDMNESLNKRIRMAEKQRVPMIVVIGDEEVANETVALRDRRNREQSNMSKNEFINMLNEIKSGSRI; encoded by the coding sequence TTGGAACCGATTGGTATATTAAAAGAAGGGCAGATATTCGACCTTCAAACAGCGGAGGCTTTAAACTTAAGTGGAGATGAGATTAAAGCTGACAACTCTCCTGAATCTCTTGAGATACTAAGACATTCATGTGCTCACTTAATGGCACAAGCTATTAAAGAACTATACCCAGATGCGAAATTCTTCGTAGGACCTGTAGTAAAAGAAGGTTTTTACTACGACTTTAAAACCGAAGAAAAAATCTCTGAAGAAGATCTTCCAAAGATTGAAAAAAAGATGAAAGAGTTAGCAAATGCTAAACTTCCAATTGAGAGATATGAAGCATCTAGAGAAGAAATTCAAGCTAAATTTGCAAATGATGAATTAAAACAAGCAGTTCTTTCTAACATTACAGATGATACTTTAACTCTATATAAACAAGGTGAATTTGAAGACCTATGTAGAGGACCACACGTACCTAATACAAGAATGATTAGAAGCTTCAAACTTACAAGAGTTGCAGGTGCATACTTAGGTGGTGATGAAGAAAATGAAATGATTACTAGAATCTACGGTATTGCTTTCTTTGACAAAAAAGAGTTACATGATTACGTAAGAATGCTTGAAGAAGCTAAAAAAAGAGACCATAGAAAACTAGGAACAGAATTAGAATTGTTTGCATTCAATGATGATGTAGGAGCGGGGCTACCTTTATGGCTACCAAATGGTGCTAGGCTTAGATCTAAATTAGAACATATTTTATATACAGCTCATAGAATAAGAGGTTATGAACCTGTAAGAGGTCCTGAATTGTTAAAATCTACAATGTGGGATATTTCAGGACATAATGCTAATTATGGTCAAAATATGTACTATACTACTATTGATGAACAAAAATATGGAATGAAACCAATGAACTGTGTTGGTCATATTCAAATTTTTAAAAATAAATTAGTTTCATACAAAGATTTACCAATGAAACTATTTGAATATGGTGTTGTTCATAGACATGAAATGTCTGGTGCAATGCATGGATTATTTAGAGTAAGAGAGTTTGCTCAAGATGATGCACATATTTTTTGTACACAAGCACAAATAAAAGATGTAATATTTGAAGTTTTAGAATTTGTAGATACTTTACTTAAACTATTTGATTTTAAATATGAAATCGAAGTTTCAACTAAACCAAAAAAAGCAATTGGTGATGACATCTTCTGGGAAACTACAACTAAAGGTATTATGGATGCATTAGATGAAAATAATATACCTTATGGAATTGATGAAGGTGGAGGAGCATTCTATGGTCCAAAAATCGATATTAAAATTCTTGACGCAATTGGAAGAAAATGGCAATGTGGTACAGTACAAGTTGATATGAACTTACCATCAAGATTTAATGCTGAATTTATTAATGCAGAAGGCGAAAAAGAGCAACCTGTTATGATACATAGAGCAATTCTAGGTTCATTTGAGAGATTTATTGGTATTTTAACAGAGCACTGTGCTGGTGAGTTCCCATTTGCTATTGCTCCAACACAGGTTATTTTTGTACCAATTGCAGATACTCATGTAGAGTATGCAAAAGAGTTAGAAAAAGAGCTTTTAAGAGATGGAATGGATTCTAAAATTTTTGATATGAATGAATCTTTAAATAAAAGAATTAGAATGGCAGAAAAACAAAGAGTACCAATGATTGTTGTTATTGGAGATGAAGAGGTAGCAAATGAGACTGTTGCACTAAGAGATAGAAGAAATAGAGAACAGTCAAACATGAGCAAAAACGAATTTATTAATATGTTAAATGAAATTAAATCAGGGAGTAGAATTTGA
- a CDS encoding rhodanese-like domain-containing protein codes for MKALVFKLLALLVLVSVAQAQDLKIIKFSEAKKLFENKEALFLDARGEKLFKRGTILGSLNLPVNRFQKSIAFLPNDKNAKVVSFCNGFKCEKSDELAHLLQKAGYTNVLVYKGGYPEWKEKSMPLMALKTETAEPKVEETKGQKYQAKGTTIYLGQDKGMIDQFWFEKVVLNDLPKNIQLVDIRKAKDFKEGHIKGAVNATWDSKTEKIDISKISDDKIIVFYCNTGMQSAEAALSLKNRVGKDVFYFDANVTCEKNNCKVEANENL; via the coding sequence ATGAAGGCGTTAGTATTTAAACTACTTGCACTTTTAGTGTTAGTTTCTGTAGCTCAAGCACAGGACTTAAAAATAATTAAATTTTCAGAAGCAAAAAAACTTTTTGAAAATAAAGAGGCTCTATTTTTAGATGCAAGGGGAGAGAAACTTTTTAAAAGAGGAACTATCTTAGGAAGTTTAAACTTACCAGTAAATAGATTTCAAAAGAGTATTGCATTTTTACCAAATGACAAAAATGCAAAGGTAGTATCATTTTGTAATGGTTTTAAATGTGAAAAATCAGATGAGCTAGCACATCTTTTACAAAAAGCAGGATATACAAATGTTTTAGTATATAAAGGTGGTTATCCAGAGTGGAAAGAAAAATCAATGCCACTTATGGCTTTAAAAACTGAAACAGCTGAACCAAAGGTAGAAGAAACAAAAGGACAAAAGTATCAAGCTAAGGGAACAACTATTTATCTTGGACAAGATAAAGGTATGATTGATCAGTTCTGGTTTGAAAAAGTTGTTTTAAATGATTTACCTAAAAATATTCAATTAGTTGATATTAGAAAAGCAAAAGATTTTAAAGAGGGTCATATCAAAGGTGCTGTAAATGCAACTTGGGATTCAAAAACTGAAAAGATTGATATCTCTAAAATATCTGATGATAAAATTATTGTATTTTATTGTAATACAGGAATGCAATCAGCAGAAGCTGCTTTAAGTTTAAAGAACAGAGTAGGAAAAGATGTTTTCTATTTTGATGCCAATGTAACTTGTGAGAAAAACAACTGTAAAGTTGAAGCAAATGAGAATCTATAA
- a CDS encoding cytochrome C, which yields MTKLLKLTMAAVLLLGVASTTASADARKGQKIFIKKFKSKCGFNGAKFAAKHSQGEWSSINEAGNFKQEMMAICPDVKEADIKDSWVPHLYDFSYEYANDSGNVPSC from the coding sequence ATGACAAAGTTACTAAAGCTTACAATGGCTGCTGTTCTATTATTAGGTGTTGCTTCAACAACTGCTTCAGCTGATGCAAGAAAAGGTCAAAAGATTTTTATTAAGAAGTTTAAATCTAAATGTGGATTTAATGGTGCTAAATTTGCAGCAAAACATTCTCAAGGTGAGTGGTCTTCAATCAATGAAGCTGGAAACTTTAAACAAGAGATGATGGCAATTTGTCCAGATGTAAAAGAAGCTGATATTAAAGATTCATGGGTTCCTCATTTATATGATTTCTCATATGAGTACGCTAATGATTCAGGAAACGTTCCTTCTTGTTAA